One region of Fragaria vesca subsp. vesca linkage group LG4, FraVesHawaii_1.0, whole genome shotgun sequence genomic DNA includes:
- the LOC101311955 gene encoding probable receptor protein kinase TMK1-like: MQDLLNGFKSKPPASWSPGTYYCDWNNTRCDKDGKVTIILIKDQGLTGSLSPAIRNLRSLTRLELQGNQLSGPFPSLAGLSSLQTLYAHGNQFSSFPSDFFSGLTSLRDFVIDNNPAAAWSIPDNIKEATQMATFSATNVSVTGKIPEFFGSSYMVSLTDLRLGRNQLEGGLPNSFSGSGIQTLELNGNRLNGTIDVIQNMTSLQVLWLHMNEFTGPLPDFSQLSSISTVSLRDNKFTGIVPQSLVDKPLAVVNLTNNLLQGPTPKFKDTTQVDMNNGNSFCTNETGQECDPRVTIMLSIAKDMGYPEEFAENWKGNDPCYPWPGLTCSGGNITRVNFQKKSLAGTISSNFSLLTYLTDLRLNDNSLTGTIPVELTKLPNLKNVDFSNNRLYGKIPMFGDGVVVKLEGNPDIGKDQPITPTAPSGGGDKKSNTGVIIGVVVGCIVGLVLVGALVFCMLKRKKRRSGKVQSPNSLVIHPRHSGDQNAVKISVANTLKSNGNESVNSPPNNGPNDIHVEAGNMIISIQVLRTVTNNFNEDKILGKGGFGTVYEGELHDGTKIAVKRMEPGVVAEKGLHEFKSEIAVLTKVRHRHLVGLVGYCLDGNERLLVYEHMPQGTLSRHLFNWKEEGLEPLEWTRRLTIALDVARGVEYLHGLANEIFIHRDLKPSNILLGDDMRAKVADFGLVRLAPAGKASIETRLAGTFGYLAPEYAATGRMTLKVDVYSFGVILMELITGRKAIDENQPEESCHLVTWFRRKLIKSDALLEIVDPTIDVNEETISSINTVAELAGHCSARDPYQRPDMSHAVNVLSSLVEQWKPSKRDDIDEMDAINFDVPLNEAVKMWQAAEGKSNIDESSCSSVFPSGDVTQASIPNRPSGFAESFTSSDGR; encoded by the exons ATGCAAGATCTTCTCAACGGCTTCAAATCCAAGCCACCGGCGAGCTGGTCCCCCGGCACCTATTACTGTGACTGGAATAACACACGATGCGACAAAGATGGCAAGGTGACCATAATCCTAATCAAGGATCAAGGCCTAACCGGTTCACTCTCTCCGGCGATCAGAAATCTCAGATCTTTGACCCGCCTCGAGCTTCAGGGGAACCAGCTCTCCGGACCCTTCCCAAGCCTTGCAGGGTTGTCATCCCTTCAGACTCTTTACGCCCATGGCAACCAGTTCTCTTCTTTCCCCTCCGACTTCTTCTCCGGCCTCACTTCCCTTCGGGATTTCGTCATCGACAACAATCCGGCCGCGGCGTGGTCGATTCCGGATAACATCAAGGAGGCCACACAGATGGCCACTTTCTCCGCCACTAATGTCAGCGTTACCGGCAAGATACCGGAATTCTTTGGCAGCAGCTACATGGTCAGTTTGACTGATTTGCGCCTCGGTCGCAACCAGCTTGAAGGTGGATTGCCTAACAGTTTCTCAGGTTCCGGGATTCAGACTCTTGAACTGAATGGCAATAGGCTCAATGGCACAATTGATGTGATACAGAACATGACCAGCTTGCAAGTGCTATGGTTACATATGAATGAGTTTACTGGTCCTTTACCGGACTTTTCGCAGTTGAGCAGCATAAGCACCGTGAGTTTGAGGGATAACAAGTTCACGGGTATTGTTCCTCAGTCCTTGGTGGATAAACCCCTTGCGGTTGTCAATCTGACCAACAATTTGCTTCAGGGGCCGACTCCCAAGTTTAAGGATACTACTCAAGTGGATATGAATAACGGTAATAGCTTCTGCACGAATGAGACGGGTCAAGAATGTGATCCGCGTGTTACTATAATGCTTTCGATTGCCAAAGACATGGGTTACCCTGAAGAGTTTGCGGAAAATTGGAAGGGGAATGATCCTTGTTATCCTTGGCCTGGCTTGACATGTTCAGGAGGAAACATCACCAGAGTCAACTTTCAAAAGAAGAGTCTGGCAGGTACAATATCCTCTAACTTTTCATTGCTTACATATCTGACAGATTTGAGACTCAATGATAATTCCTTGACTGGGACTATACCTGTGGAGCTTACAAAACTTCCAAACCTTAAGAATGTTGATTTCTCAAATAATAGACTCTATGGTAAAATACCTATGTTTGGAGATGGTGTGGTTGTGAAGTTAGAGGGAAACCCTGATATAGGTAAAGACCAGCCTATCACACCTACGGCTCCTAGTGGTGGAGGTGACAAGAAATCCAACACTGGTGTGATCATTGGTGTTGTTGTCGGATGTATTGTTGGATTGGTTCTAGTTGGGGCTCTCGTCTTTTGTATGCTGAAGAGAAAAAAGAGGCGTTCTGGTAAAGTGCAAAGTCCGAATTCGTTGGTTATACACCCTCGTCATTCTGGTGATCAAAATGCTGTCAAAATTTCAGTTGCTAATACGTTAAAGAGCAATGGGAATGAGTCTGTCAATAGTCCCCCGAATAATGGGCCTAATGACATTCATGTTGAGGCTGGAAATATGATTATTTCTATCCAAGTTTTGAGGACTGTGACCAATAACTTCAATGAAGATAAGATATTGGGAAAAGGTGGTTTTGGAACTGTGTACGAAGGAGAATTGCATGATGGAACAAAAATTGCCGTGAAGAGAATGGAACCTGGTGTGGTAGCTGAGAAAGGCTTGCATGAGTTCAAGTCTGAGATTGCAGTTCTTACTAAAGTCCGACATCGCCACTTGGTGGGACTTGTTGGATATTGTCTGGATGGGAATGAGAGGCTTCTTGTCTATGAGCACATGCCGCAGGGGACTCTTAGTAGACACTTGTTCAACTGGAAAGAAGAAGGCCTAGAGCCACTTGAATGGACTAGAAGACTGACCATTGCCTTGGATGTTGCGAGAGGAGTTGAATACCTGCACGGTTTGGCCAACGAAATCTTCATTCATAGAGACCTTAAACCTTCTAATATATTACTTGGAGATGATATGCGGGCGAAAGTGGCAGACTTTGGATTAGTTCGTCTGGCTCCAGCTGGGAAAGCCTCGATTGAGACAAGACTAGCAGGAACATTTGGTTATTTGGCTCCAGAATATGCAG CAACCGGACGGATGACACTGAAGGTAGATGTGTACAGCTTTGGAGTAATATTGATGGAGTTGATCACGGGTAGAAAAGCAATTGATGAAAACCAGCCTGAGGAGAGTTGTCACCTAGTGACATGGTTTCGTAGAAAGCTTATCAAGTCAGATGCACTCCTCGAGATTGTTGATCCAACCATTGATGTCAATGAGGAAACAATTTCTAGTATTAACACTGTTGCTGAGCTTGCCGGTCATTGCAGCGCAAGGGATCCGTACCAAAGGCCTGACATGAGTCATGCAGTCAATGTACTTTCTTCACTTGTTGAGCAGTGGAAGCCATCTAAACGAGACGATATTGATGAGATGGACGCAATCAACTTTGATGTGCCGTTAAATGAAGCAGTAAAGATGTGGCAAGCTGCTGAGGGCAAAAGCAACATCGATGAATCTTCATGTTCATCAGTATTTCCTAGTGGGGATGTTACCCAGGCCAGCATACCTAATCGGCCTTCTGGATTTGCAGAGTCGTTTACATCATCAGACGGGCGGTAA
- the LOC101299763 gene encoding probable receptor protein kinase TMK1-like, with translation MAFWGFLFLVLSLSTLHSQSQKLCEDQPAMEAILKSITPKLPDKWSSGSDCCTWGAVGCENGKVTAIMIKEQNLSGSLHPDINKLTSLQRLHIMRNNLTGSFPSLQGLSQLTEVYANDNSFTYFPDNDFFSGLDSLEVFRVENNPFQAWKIPDSTKFASKLTTFTASSANISGKIPDFFDNMPSLVTLQLAYNNLEGELPASFSGSGIGTLWLNNNDRLNGTISVLQNMTGLTQVWLHGNEFTGPLPDFSQLTNLQDLKLGSNKLTGIVPASLQNLTSLQNVSLSSNMLQGPMPNFTGGAINQVDVTSNNFCRNDTTTCDPRVTALLSIAKDMGYPSVFADNWIGNDPCGSSHWTGVTCSGKGDITVLNFANMRLTGTISSSFSLLTSLNRLIVKDNNLTGTIPQELTSLHNLEELDLSNNKLYGKVPSFRENVVVKLGGNPDIGKDSPSGTADGGGSKKSKTGMNVVGVVMGGVAGVLLLVLLSVFLLKKKQRGSGKVQSPNALVIHPHHSGDQNAVKITVANRVNGIGSENRSPHDIHVESGNMIISIQVLRSVTNNFNEDKILGKGGFGTVYEGELHDGTKIAVKRMESGMVADKGLHEFKSEIAVLTKVRHRHLVGLLGYCLDGNEKLLVYEHMPQGTLSRHLFNWKEEGLKPLEWTRRLTIALDVARGVQYLHGLANEIFIHRDLKPSNILLGDDMRAKVADFGLVRLAPAGKASIETRLAGTFGYLAPEYAATGRMTLKVDVYSFGVILMELITGRKAIDESQPGESCHLVTWFRRKLIKTEAFPEIVDPRISVNEETISSICTVAELAGHCSAREPYQRPDIGHAVNVLSSLVEQWKPSKQEDFDEMDAINFDVPLNEAVKMWKAAEGKSNIDDSSSSSIFPSGDSTQTSIPNRPSGFAESFTSSDGR, from the exons ATGGCTTTCTGGGGTTTTCTCTTCCTTGTGCTCTCACTTTCAACCCTGCATTCCCAGTCCCAGAAGCTCTGCGAGGACCAGCCAGCCATGGAAGCCATTCTCAAGTCCATCACACCAAAACTACCCGATAAATGGTCGTCTGGCTCCGATTGTTGTACCTGGGGCGCAGTAGGTTGCGAGAATGGGAAGGTGACAGCTATCATGATCAAAGAGCAAAACCTCTCCGGCTCTCTCCATCCCGACATCAACAAGCTCACTTCTCTGCAGCGGCTCCACATTATGCGCAACAATCTCACAGGCTCCTTCCCAAGCCTACAAGGCTTGTCTCAGCTTACGGAGGTTTACGCCAACGACAACAGCTTCACATATTTTCCGGATAATGATTTCTTCTCCGGCCTCGATTCCCTTGAAGTATTCCGCGTCGAGAACAACCCTTTTCAGGCGTGGAAGATTCCGGATAGCACCAAGTTTGCCTCCAAACTGACCACTTTCACTGCGAGTAGTGCAAACATTTCTGGGAAGATCCCGGATTTCTTTGACAACATGCCTAGTTTGGTTACCTTGCAGTTAGCCTATAACAATCTCGAAGGTGAACTGCCTGCCAGTTTTTCAGGTTCCGGGATCGGGACATTATGGTTGAACAACAACGATAGGCTCAATGGGACTATCTCTGTGTTACAGAACATGACAGGGTTGACTCAAGTTTGGCTACATGGGAATGAATTCACAGGTCCTTTACCAGATTTTTCACAGCTTACCAACTTACAGGATTTGAAATTGGGGTCCAACAAGCTTACGGGGATTGTTCCTGCCTCTTTGCAAAACCTCACTTCGCTTCAGAATGTCAGTTTGTCTAGCAATATGCTTCAAGGACCTATGCCCAATTTCACTGGCGGTGCTATTAATCAAGTGGATGTGACATCTAATAACTTTTGCAGAAATGATACTACTACATGCGATCCCCGTGTGACTGCATTGCTCTCCATTGCCAAAGACATGGGTTACCCTAGTGTTTTTGCTGATAATTGGATAGGGAATGATCCTTGTGGGAGTAGTCATTGGACTGGAGTTACATGTTCAGGAAAAGGTGACATTACTGTTCTTAATTTTGCCAACATGCGTCTGACGGGTACGATTTCTTCCAGTTTTTCATTGCTTACATCCTTGAATAGGTTGATAGTTAAAGATAATAATCTAACCGGTACTATACCCCAAGAGCTCACAAGTTTACACAACCTTGAAGAACTAGATCTATCAAACAATAAGCTTTATGGTAAAGTACCTAGTTTTCGAGAAAATGTAGTGGTAAAATTAGGGGGAAACCCAGATATAGGCAAGGACAGTCCTAGTGGCACTGCTGATGGTGGAGGTAGCAAGAAATCCAAGACTGGTATGAATGTTGTAGGGGTTGTTATGGGAGGTGTAGCTGGAGTGCTTCTACTGGTGTTACTTAGTGTATTTCTGCTCAAGAAAAAACAGAGGGGTTCTGGTAAAGTGCAAAGTCCAAATGCATTGGTTATACATCCTCATCACTCTGGTGATCAAAATGCTGTCAAAATTACTGTTGCTAACAGGGTTAATGGCATTGGGAGCGAAAATCGCAGTCCTCATGACATTCATGTTGAGTCAGGGAATATGATAATTTCCATCCAAGTTTTGAGGAGTGTGACCAATAACTTTAATGAAGATAAGATATTGGGAAAAGGTGGTTTTGGAACTGTGTACGAAGGAGAATTGCATGATGGAACAAAAATTGCCGTGAAGAGAATGGAATCCGGAATGGTAGCTGATAAAGGCCTGCATGAGTTCAAGTCTGAGATTGCAGTTCTTACTAAAGTCCGACATCGCCACTTGGTGGGACTTCTTGGATATTGTTTGGATGGGAATGAGAAGCTTCTTGTCTATGAGCACATGCCGCAGGGGACTCTTAGTAGACATTTGTTCAACTGGAAAGAAGAAGGGTTGAAGCCACTTGAATGGACTAGAAGACTGACCATTGCCTTGGATGTTGCCAGAGGGGTTCAATATCTACATGGTTTAGCCAACGAAATCTTCATTCATAGAGACCTTAAACCTTCAAATATTTTACTTGGAGATGATATGCGGGCGAAAGTGGCAGACTTTGGATTGGTTCGTCTTGCTCCAGCAGGGAAAGCCTCTATTGAGACGAGACTAGCAGGAACTTTTGGTTATTTGGCTCCAGAATATGCAG CAACTGGACGGATGACTCTGAAGGTAGATGTGTACAGCTTTGGAGTAATATTAATGGAGTTGATCACGGGTAGAAAGGCAATTGATGAAAGCCAGCCTGGGGAGAGTTGTCACCTAGTGACATGGTTTCGTAGAAAGCTCATTAAGACAGAAGCATTCCCAGAGATAGTTGATCCAAGAATTAGTGTCAATGAGGAAACAATTTCTAGTATTTGCACAGTTGCTGAGCTTGCTGGTCATTGCAGCGCAAGGGAGCCGTACCAAAGGCCTGACATAGGTCATGCAGTCAATGTGCTTTCATCGCTTGTTGAGCAGTGGAAGCCATCTAAGCAAGAAGATTTTGATGAGATGGATGCAATCAACTTTGATGTGCCGTTAAATGAAGCGGTAAAGATGTGGAAGGCTGCTGAGGGAAAAAGCAACATCGATGATTCTTCATCCTCATCTATATTTCCTAGTGGGGACTCTACCCAGACCAGCATTCCTAATCGGCCTTCTGGATTTGCAGAGTCGTTTACATCATCAGATGGGCGGTAA